GGCCTGCTGCCCACAGAGAATGGGGAGTGGGCCATCCGGCACCGGCCGGCCAAGATGCTGCTGGATGTGGCAGCACCCACCGAGGAGGCGGGCCACCAGAAGGTTGTCTTCTACCTGCTCATCCAGCGCAAGCCCCTCTTCTATGTCATCAACATCATTGCGCcctgtgtcctcatctcctcGGTCGCCATCCTCATCTACTTCCTTCCGGCCAAGGGTACCTGGAGCCTGTGGGAGGGGAGCTCCAGCCTCAGGCGGCAGCACAGGGACTAGCTGGGAGGGCACAGGGTTGAGGCGCCACACACAGGACCACCTGTCCCGGGGACCAGGGCCACTGGGCTCCTTGTGGGGTGAGGGAGGTGCCCCACGGTAGGAAAGTTGAGATCTGCTCTGAAGGCCTCTTGGTTATGGGCAGCGGGGGGCCAAAAGTGTACCGTCGCCATCAACGTGCTCCTGGCCCAgactgtcttcctcttcctcgtGGCCAAGAAGGTGCCCGAGACGTCCCAGGCAGTGCCACTAATCAGCAAGTAAGGCTGGCCCTCATGCCTACCGcccagctcctcccctcccttccccggAACTCGGGGCACTACCCTCCTgccgctcccacccccaccaccctcaAGGCCAACTCCTCACCCTGAGGAATCTGGGGGAATCGGCTGCTAAGGGTGGGGGTGCATCTGGAGATGAAGTGCCAAAGGGCCAGCCCCGCCTCCTGCCCACCCAACCCCAACAGGTACCTCACCTTTCTCCTGGTGGTGACCATCCTCATTGTCGTGAATGCCGTGGTCGTGCTCAACGTGTCTTTGCggtccccccacacacactccatGGCTCGCGGGGTCCGAAAGGCAAGGCCCCTCCCTGTCCACTCCAGCATCCTCCTGTCCAGtcctctccacccccttccccttccctactCACCTGCCACATTCAGCGGCAAACCTACCCTGTGTGTATCTTGAAGCATGTGCCCAATGAATTAATATAAtgctgagtgcttactatgtggcAGGTGTATTACGCATCCGAACGCATTTGATCGTCATAGAACTCCTAGGAGGTGGGTATTAGTCCCATCTCCATTTTGCAAGTGAGGacgctgaggcacagagagattcaTTAGCTTACCCAAGGTAGCCTGGTGAGGAAGCAGAAGCAAGATTCtgcccaggcagtctggctggGGAGTCTGTGTGATCTGCAGCCCACCTGCAGCAGGCAGCTAGGACCCTTGTTGCAAATGCAGATCCTCAGGCCCACCTCAGGCATCCTGGGCCAGAACAaggggggtggggcccaggaacctGGGTAGCAAGCGTCCTGGTGATGCTGACATGCACACAAGTTGGAGGACCTAGGCTCAGTGTCTGGTACAGAACAGACGAGCTATTCCGGGGTCAAGCCACTGACCCTCGTGTGCTGCCTCTGGGCTCCCAGGGGCTTAAGCCCTCCGTGCCAACCTTCACCTTTTGCTCTGAAGCCCAGCTTGGCCGCCCACATGCCCAGGTCTGCTGGCTACTAAGCGAAGCCCACCAGAAAATCCTCTCTCCAGGTGTTCCTACGGCTCTTGCCCCAGCTGTTGCGGATGCACATTCGCCCACTGGCCCCAGTAGCTGTGCAAGACACCCAGCACCCACTGCAGAATGGCTCCCCCACAGGATGGTCGCTCACAGCTGGGGAGGAGGTTGTTCTCGGCCTGCCTCGCAGTGAACTTCTCTTCCAGCAGCGGCAGCACAATGGGCTGGTGAGGGCAGCGCTGGAGAAGCTAGGTgaggccggggggtgggggtgggggatgacaCTGGGGATACTCCTCCCCAGGGACTCCAGACTGGGAGGGCTACCTGTCAGCCAGAGCACCAGGCACAGCAGATGAGTGTTGGTAAgtgtctggggtggggagagagaagctaGGGCGGCTCAGGAGAGATGACCTTCTCAGACTATTTCTTCTCCACTCTATTCCCAAACCTTACCCTGTCTCCCCAGAGAAAGGCCCGGagccagggcagagccaggaggtGTGCGGCAGCCTGAAGCAGGCCGCCCCGGCCATCCAGGCCTGTGTGGAAGCCTGCAACCTGATTGCCCTCGCCCGGCACCAGCAGAATCACTTTGAGAGCGTAAGGGGGACTGAGTGCCCAGGGAGGGACTTGGACCCGAGACGGGGGCAAGATGGGCAGGGTGGCCACGGTAGGGCGATGGGATGGAAAAAAGTGGAACTGGGACATCGGGGCCAGGGCACGACGGCAGAAGCCAGGCTAAGGCCTGGAAGTAGGTGTGAAGGGCCCAAGGCCATGGAGGACAGAGGCCTGCTGGATGGCCACGGATAGCACAGTGATCCAGGGCAGGCTTGGTGTCACTGCTGGTCATCCCacaccctgcctcccacccccaggggaGTGAGGAGTGGTTCTTGGTGGGCCGCGTGCTGGACCGTGTCTGCTTCTTGGCCATGCTCTCGCTTTTTGTCTGCGGCACTGCTGGCATCTTCCTCATGGCCCACTACAACCAGGTGCCTGCCCTGCCATTCCCCGGAGACCCCCGCTCCTACCTGCCCCCACCTGATTGAGCCAACCACCCACCGACTGCTGCTAGACACGTGGAGTCTTATCGGCTGTGTTCTTCAGTGGCTGAGGTCGTGATGTGCTCTTTGGGAAGTGCCCCTCAGGGCCGTATGAGCCAATGGCCCGGAGAAGAGCATGGGAAATAAAGAGACGGAGCTGGAGTCCCGGAGTGGTTGAGAATGGCTGTGGGCAGGGTGTGCTGTTGGGGTCAGCATCCACGTGGCACTGGCTAGCTAGTTCCAGCAATCCCCTCATTTCAGCAAAGCATTAGCAACtcccatcatttcttttttttttaaggttttatttattcatttgagagacagagagagagagagcatgagcggaggggaaaggaagagggagaagcagagcagggagcccgactcagggctcaatcccaggacccagcggagatcatgacctgagccaaaggcagatagatgcttaactgagccacccaggcaccccttactccCCTCATTTCTGAAGCCCTAAGGACTCTGTCTTGTATAATGTCCCCAACTAGGCAAGGTCCCATCCCTCCAGGCCTGGGcctcctttcttttttacaaGATCCCCACAGGCTCCTAAAGGAGGGAGGTCAAGAGAGACGTGGAGAGTAGCAGGCAATGTTCTCTCGAAAGAATGGCAGCAGCCCACCCCAGCTGGTATCTCCCTCCCCCGCCTTCTGGGCGCTATAGGCACCCAACACTCATGGGCACCAGTGACCTTTGCATTCATATGCATTTTTTGTCATTGATCATAAAAGATTCCATGAGTTAAGAGCTCCTCACGTCATCATGGACAAGCAAGAGTCACTATTCCCCCACGTTTCAGATGGGCAAATTGGGGCCCAGATTAAGAAGGGCTTCCCAGAACATTGGTGGCTAAATAAAGTTTGGAGTCCAGAATTCCCAACCCAATTTTAGACACTCTAAGAAAGGTTCTATGGCCTGGAAAACAgacccctcttccttctcttctcaaaGGCCAGAGCATTTGCGCTGGTCCCAAAGGATGCTTAAGACAAGGAAGAGCTAAGCAGAGAGGCTGGGAGGTAACTGGGAACTGCTGGGCTTTGCCTTCTGAGAGGACACCCTGACCAGCCTCCTTTGGCCCCATTTAGGAAACAAGATGGCCAGCTGAGGTCTTCCTGGGAGAGAGGCAAGGCCCTGCTTTGAGTACAGCTGGGGCCTGAGTTCTGTTGGTGACAAGACaacttgagcaagtcatttgTGCAacaaccgccccccccaccccacccccggcttccagcctctgtttcttcatctgtaaatagggGTACAGATTTCAGTTCCTATCTACCCTCATCAAAGGATCAAAGGTGCAGGTGAAAGTGATTCAAAAGTGTGAAAGTGCTACATAAGACCCGACAACAGGACATtgttggggggaggagagaggacccCGGAAataaccccctcccccaagtaCAGGGTTGCTGGCTTTGAGGCTCAATCACCAGCAGGTTCACTTCATTAACTCCAGTTTATGTGCGCGCTGCCCCGTGTATTTGGAGCAAGACACGTAGATCCGTGAGGCACTTTGATGATTGTGGGCCCATCTGTGGTTCCTGCAAGTTTCTCACTAGCTTTGTCACCCGCGGTGAGTCTCTCAACTTCTCTGCCTCAAAGGGCCGAGATGAGCTCTTTAGCTCCAGGCGCAAGTAAGCAAAAATTTACAATACTAATTTCGGGCGACTGTCTAGCGCCTGACACTGATGATCCCGTTCGATCCACACCGCAACCCGAAGAGGCAGGTACTGTCATATACAGTATGGCCAGTACCCAAGAGGAAACAGCCTCGGGGAGGTTAAAACAGAGTCCAGGATCTTGCAGCCCGCTCTGGGGGTGGAATCGGGACTGGTACCGAGCAGTGTCCAGGGCCCGCACGGTCAGCGACGCGGCTCGGCCTCTTTCTCCGAACCGCCGCGGGAGGGGGTCGGGGCGCCCCCTCCGACACGGGACAGGAACCCGGGCGGCGCGAAGACGGCGACCCGCACGTCCGCCGAGCCCCGCGCCTCCGCGCAGCCGCCCGGAGCGGGCGTCCGGGGATACCCGCCCGACACGGGGGTAGGGCGCAGAAGTTCCGCTGCGCCATGCGCAGCCGGAAGTAGCCGGGCCCTAAGCTGGGGGGAGACCCGGAGGAGCGGAAGTCACTCCGTGAGGCAGTGGCGACGGCGGCGGTGAGAGGATGAACAACAAGTTCGACGCGTGAGTGGCGCGTGGCCGCCCTACGGGGCCCCTTCCCCCAACCGTTCCCCGCGCCCGCCCCCAGCGGGGCTGGCGGCGGCGAAACTCCCCGGCGCCGTCCTCCCTCCCGGGCTTGGGCTGCGGGCCTCGCGGGCCCAGGCGGCCCGCGGGGAAgaagagggggctggggaggcgtGATGCAGGGGTCTCGGAGACGCCGGGACGTGCGAAGCGCGGGGTCCCGGGGAGGAGAAGGCCGTGACGCCCGGAAGGAGATTTTTGGACGCCCCGCCCCGGTGGGTGCGGGTGGCCAGCGGCGTGGAGGGGCGGAGACCGCGGCGGTTTGGGTGTTTCCGCAGCCTGGCTGCCCTGCCTCTGAATCCGGCTTTCCACACTCTCTAGCCTGGGCAGGTCACCTCGCCTCTCTGAGTCAGTGTTCCCTTCTGCAGAGTGGGGATGGGAACAGCCCGGGTCGGAGAGTTGGGAAGATGCAGTGAGGTAATGTGGCTCTTGGGCCTAGGGGCTGCTCAGTTACGGAATGCTCCTCGTCTTCCTCAGGCTTCTTcctacttcctttcttctccctcttttcccttccaaCACACTCACCGGGAGCTGCTCTGTTTTCTTGCCCAACGCGCACACTTGACGTTGCCCCCGTCTCCACTTTGTGTCTACACTATCTGGTTCCTAGTTCCAGCATTAGTTGGAAGtgcagaaaagaaatgcagagtaTTTTTGCATGTTTCCCTGTAGCGATTGTATTTTGAGGTAGATtatgttcttctctctcttctaatAGTCTAGTAAATCTGTCTGATCTTCAGAGAGCTAGATTTCCAGGCCCAGACTCACCAGTTTGCCAGTTATTTGACAGTAGAAGAGTTGCCCAGCCATTGTTATCTAAACCACGTTAGTGGTTAGTGCCCTGCTGCTGCACGGGTGTGTTGTGATAAGGATCAAATCACATGCAACAGTGCTTAAAGGTACTTTGTAAATTGCTCATAGTGAGGAATAAATGTAAAGTGGCATCACTGTTTATTTAGGTTGTGACCCACTGCTGATGGGAAATTGGGGTTTTTCCAATACAGTGAGTGCTGATTGGCAAATTGAGGAGTCCTGGATTCCAGCGCTCTAGGCAGCTCCTCAGGAATGTTTCCTGGTTGCTCAGAAGTCTCCGGGACTTGGATAAAGTCTGGCGGAACGTTTCCCCAGCCTGCTGCTGAGCTGAGCCCATCTCAATACAAACagccactccctccctccccgccccattTGTACTCCTCATCTTAAGTCTCTGCAGCACCAAATTCCAGATCTAAGTCCTCCCTCAGTGGAGCTTTCTGCAAACCCTATACCCCTTCCTCCACTAAATTGAGCAGATCAAAATTTCATCTTAGGAAGACACTTTATGGTTTATCTAGCCCAGTCCTGCCAAAATCATTTGGGGATCTGCAGGAAGCTAATTTAAGAATGgtagtaatgaaaaaaaaaaaaagaatggtagtaATGGCTTCTGTAGGTATCTTGGCTTGATACTTTTCACATATTATTTCTACTCCTAACAACACTGCAAAGGGGATTATGTTACCTCCTTCCACAGATAGGAAAATGAGGCCCtctgaggttaagtaacttgcccacaaAAACAGGAAGGCCCATGTGGCggaattcaaatccaggtttgTTTAACCTTGGTCCAAGTACCTCTTGACAAAAATTAACCtggatcaatttttttttgaagattttttttatttgacagagacacagcgagagagggaacataagcagggggagtgggagagggagaagcaggcttcccgctgagcggggagcccgatgtggggctcgatgtggggctcgatcccaggaccccgggaccatgacctgagccgaaggcagacgcttaacgactgagccacccaggcgcccctaacctggATCATTTTTAGTTAGTTCTAATTATTAAGTATTCATTATAGTGagtcaatttttaaagattttttaaaatttatttgacagagatacagcgagagagggaacacaagcagggggagtgggagagggagaagcaggcttcctgctgagcagggagctcgacatggggctcgatcccacatgacctgagccaaaggcagacacttaacaactgagccacccaggcgcccctgagtcaGAATTTTTTACCATCTCCTATCAATGcaggaaaaaaaccaaagcttTCCTTTATTTGAAATTAGCAATTAGAGACCACGCTCCTGCCCCTGGTTTTGAAGTTTATTTGTTTAAGTGATCACTACACCCAAATGggactcgaacccacaaccccgagaccaagagctcctctgactgagccagcccggcgccCCAAAAATCTGCAGTTTTTAGACTGTTGTTACGTGTTGGCTTGCAATTTCTTCACATCGTTCCTAAGGACTGGTGCCAGTTTGCCAGCATCCTAAAAGTCCAGTTCCTGGAGCTAGGTACTGTAGTCTAGTCTGATAAGCTCAGGTTAAAGAACTCTAACCTCCTCTAGTGTGTGGGCTCAACTTCTGTGAGTGTAACCTAGGACTGTAattgcaccccacccccccacatctGTCAATTCAGTTAGCTACCACTGTCATTGATCCTGTTGATATGTAAAACCCTAAGATGCTTTCACTGTTCTGCAGTCCCAGACTGATTAGTTTTCAGATTTAGATGCCATACTTGATTTTGTCATTCTTCTCTCTTTGCTAGCTTTTGGCCCTTTCTTAAAGTATTGTCTGAGCCACCTGTTTGGCGCTCATCCTATTCTGCCTTGTATggctttgatttgatttgatttttaagtttttatttatttgagagagagaaagtgcgcacaagcgggggggcgggggcagaggggagaggaagaagccaactcccctctgagcagggagcccagtgtggggctagatcccaggaccctgagatcatgacctgagctgaaggcagacacttaaccgactgagccacccagtcacccctattGCTTTGATTTTAGAAGCACATTCATTAAACATGTTTATTGTCTGCCTCTGTCTGATGCTGGACATGTAAAGATGAATTAGACCAAGTTCCTATCCACAAGGAATTGGTCTAGTTAGAGAGTATGAGGACAAACCTGGGCAGAAGTTTGATGAGCTGACTTAGGGCCACTCAGTCTGGATAGCGCTAGAGATGGTAATTGCCCTCCTGATTGTATCATGACTCAAATCCAGCTTCAAGCTGAGAAGAGTAGCCTCTGGATGATAGGATGCAAGTGATTTGCCTTAAGTATAGGCTTAGAGGGCAGGGTAGTTGGCTAGCTCCACTCTCAAGAAATAACACAAGATGAAGGTCCATTAGGATTTCCTTTTACCATCTCTGAGGGGAATCGGGAAGTGTGGTCCAGGGATCTCAGTAGCACTGTTTCTTCTCAGATATAATTACTTctgctattctttttctgtttcctagTCGTGATTAGCAGCAAAGAAAGGAACTTATGTTTTTCTTGGGGCTAGTAAAATGAGAGATGTGGGGTGACTACCCCTCTTTAAGATTTAAAGGGAAGGGACCCCAGAGGATATAGTGGAGGCTGGGAggtaagaagaaagggaaatggttTGAGTCCTGAGGTGTGCCCTTAAGACGAGAATTAGGAGCTGTCTTGGGCCTATTCAGTATAAAAAACCATGAGATATTTTTGATTGGGAGCCAGAAAATTAGCCATGACATTACAGCTGAGACAAGTACAAACATTTATATGGTGAGGTTCAGAAGAGGGGAGCCTGATCCAGCCTAGGGAGagattaggaaatttttttttttttttaagattttatttatttaggggcgcctgggtggctcagtcgttaagcgtctgccttcggctcaggtcgtgatcccagggtcctgggatcgagccccgcatcgggctggctccctgctccgcggaagcctgcttctccctctcccactccccctgcttgtgttccctctctcgctgtgtctctctctgtcatataaataaataaaatcttttttctttttttaaagagagagggaacacaagcagggggagtgggagagggagaagcaggcttccgcggagcagggagccagcccgatgcggggctcgatcccaggaccctgggatcacgacctgagccgaaggcagacgcttaacgactgagccacccaggcgccccaggaaatatTTCTAAGAGAAAGTGGCCCTCAGCCCGAGTCCTAAAGGTCAAGTTAAGTAGGGGAGGAGGGGCTCTCCAAGAAGAGACCACAGGATGAGCATAACAGAGGGGTGAGATCAGGGAAACTGTAAGTAGGTTGATAACACGAGAGCGGAAGGAGTTTGTTGGGACCAAGCAGGAGGTGATACTGGCCCATACAGAGCAGGACCTTTGTAGCAAACTGAGGCCTGAGTATGTGTACCTCATCCCCTCAATCAGGTCCTTGGGGACAGGCACTCTAGCATCTGATACACACAGTAAGTGGCTTGGTAAATGTGGGACTTGGTGCTCTACAGGCTCCTTTAGAAAAGTAAACCAACTCAAGTTTAATAAAGGGGAAGGATATCCTAAGCACAGATAATGTTCTCCCAGAAGTCTGGGGAGGTCAAACTAAGTCAGTGAGATGGCAGCATCACAAACAAAACCACTTTTCTATCTACTTTCTCTGCTCCGTTCCCTTTCTCCCTACTGGCTTTCTTTGCTCTTGTTCATTGTCTTTCCCTCATGGCTTTTCTCATAGGGGACCCATATGATTGCCCCAGCTCCTCAATCTGTGTGATCTTTCATCTCCTGGATAAAAAGCCAAGGAAGGAATCTACTCATAATTTTGAGCAAGACCATGGGGCATCAGTTATTGCCCAGGCTGGAATGCCCTTTGTTCAGGTACCCTTCATAGTCATGCCTTGACCAGAGTGGGGATGGGGTCATTTATGGCATGGTGCACCTGAATATATCCTACAGCTACGGCTGTGAAATGAGCAGAAGAGGCACCTAAACACATGGTTAGTGcattctaatatttattgagtgctttttatgtgctaggcactgaaaATTCACGggcaaaagaaaatgcaaactgcTTTGCAACATGTTTCTGTAGGTATGTAAGGTAATATCTGTGTTATCATTTGAGCATTTCTAGTACCTTTCTTGAGGATTACCTAATTCCATTTGACTAGATAGTCATTAGAGCCAAAGGTGATTTTGGAGAAGATCCATGATAAGCCAATGGTCCAGCTCTAAATTAAATGACATTCTTATTATCTTTGTGAATTcaccttctgtttatctttttgtatgaATCCAGTGAGCTTTAGATGTACCTGAAAGTCTTAGGGTAGTTTCACTGCTTCTAGAAGGATAGTACCTACTGTACATTTGACCAGTCTTACCAGGCAAGAAgacattcattccttctttcagtcatttcttttcttttcatttaacattgATTCATCATCTTGTGCAACATGTTCGGGCAACATCTTCTTGTCCTCGGTGCTGGAGATACAAAGATTAATAAGACTGTTCTAAGACATCCCTCCACTTAATAGGGAAAAGCAGACACGGGAAGAATGGCACCTTAGGCTAAGGGGCAGTGTTTGCAGACAGCACAGCTGCGGAACTATAGTTTGCtttgggagatggggagggaaagagggtaTCTGTAGGCAGGAACCAGATTCTAGAGGATCTTAAATTTCATTGTACTTTATCCTGCAGGGTGGGCATCAAAAGGCAAGGGACAGTTGGTGGTTTTAAGAATGGAAGTTAAATGATTaggtttgtgtttatttttttaagatttattttagagagaaagagcgagcgcACGCACACGACTGCcaaggggaggggcggagggagagacagtctcaagcagactctgcactaagcgtgaagctggacgtggggctcaacaCAGGGTtcaacctcacgaccctgagatcaggaccctgagatcactgcctgagctgaaaccaagagtccgatgcttaactgcctgTGCAACCCAGCCGCCCCTCAGATTTTCATTTAGAAAGATGCTGGTGGCTATGTGGAGGATGGATAGAGAGTGGAGATGATTTGTATCAGACCATTTAGGAATTTATTGTGATAACTGAGATGACAGAGAAGTGGGCCTGAGCTAAAGCAGTGGCAGTGGGGAAGGATAGGAGAGATGGTTAGAAGAAGTGTCGAGAAAGATAAGTaagtttttaaacttcatttgaAATGCTAAAGCATTTATATAATCCAGAAA
Above is a window of Neomonachus schauinslandi chromosome 3, ASM220157v2, whole genome shotgun sequence DNA encoding:
- the CHRNG gene encoding acetylcholine receptor subunit gamma codes for the protein MLKGPGLPLLLLAVCLGAEGRNQEERLLGDLMHNYNPHLRPAERDSDVVNVSLKLTLTNLISLNEREEALTTNVWIEMQWCDYRLRWDPQDYEGLWVLRVPSTMVWRPDVVLENNVDGVFEVALYCNVLVSPNGCVYWLPPAIFRSSCPVSVTYFPFDWQNCSLVFQSQTYSTNEINLQLSQEDGQTIEWIFIDPEAFTENGEWAIRHRPAKMLLDVAAPTEEAGHQKVVFYLLIQRKPLFYVINIIAPCVLISSVAILIYFLPAKAGGQKCTVAINVLLAQTVFLFLVAKKVPETSQAVPLISKYLTFLLVVTILIVVNAVVVLNVSLRSPHTHSMARGVRKVFLRLLPQLLRMHIRPLAPVAVQDTQHPLQNGSPTGWSLTAGEEVVLGLPRSELLFQQRQHNGLVRAALEKLEKGPEPGQSQEVCGSLKQAAPAIQACVEACNLIALARHQQNHFESGSEEWFLVGRVLDRVCFLAMLSLFVCGTAGIFLMAHYNQVPALPFPGDPRSYLPPPD